The following proteins are co-located in the Pseudomonas sp. DY-1 genome:
- the ngg gene encoding N-acetylglutaminylglutamine synthetase, which translates to MKAHTLHSQRLLRGQAPSYQRLQAQLAEGHQEPHDEPQILHCGWGRLLLGHTFPDPTSLASELLAEQPGERDIALYVAAPQQVLAQAPQQLFLDPSDTLRLWFSDYRPARRGFRGFRIRRAQSEADWQAVNQLYRCRGMLPVDQDAITPRHLGGPVYWLAEDERDNQVIGAVMGLNHRKAFHDPECGSSLWCLAVDPQCSRPGVGEALVRHLVEHFMSRELNYLDLSVLHDNAQAKALYAKLGFRELATFAVKRKNSINQTLFIGPGPEEKLNPYARIIVDEALRRGIEVQVDDAEGGLFSLNHGGRRIRCRESLSDLTSAVSMTLCQDKHLTHRTLARVGIRQPSQCLATSDEANAEFLAEHGSIVVKPVNGEQGQGVAVDLRTLDEVKTAIARAEHFDSRVLLESCHQGFDLRVVVINYEVVAAAIRRPAEVVGDGQQSLRLLIEHQSRRRQAATQGESRIPLDAETERTLQAAGYTYDDVLPAGTRLAVRRTANLHTGGTLEDVTATLHPALAEASILAARTLEIPVVGLDLLVSSADQPDYVLIEANERVGLANHQPQPTAERFIDLLFPLTRVPLA; encoded by the coding sequence ATGAAAGCCCATACCCTGCACAGCCAGCGTCTCTTGCGTGGCCAGGCGCCCTCCTACCAGCGCCTTCAGGCCCAGTTGGCCGAAGGTCACCAGGAGCCACACGATGAACCGCAGATACTCCACTGCGGCTGGGGTCGTCTGCTGCTCGGCCACACCTTTCCCGACCCGACCAGTCTCGCCAGCGAGCTTTTGGCCGAACAGCCCGGCGAACGTGACATCGCCCTCTATGTCGCCGCTCCCCAGCAAGTGCTGGCCCAGGCTCCCCAGCAACTGTTCCTCGATCCCTCCGACACCCTGCGTCTCTGGTTCTCCGACTATCGCCCCGCACGCCGGGGTTTCCGCGGATTCCGCATCCGCCGCGCACAGAGCGAGGCCGACTGGCAGGCAGTCAACCAGCTCTACCGCTGTCGCGGCATGCTGCCGGTGGACCAGGACGCCATCACCCCACGCCACCTTGGCGGGCCGGTCTACTGGCTGGCCGAGGATGAACGCGACAACCAGGTAATAGGCGCTGTGATGGGCCTCAACCATCGCAAGGCCTTTCACGACCCGGAGTGCGGCTCCAGCCTCTGGTGTCTGGCAGTGGACCCGCAGTGCAGCCGCCCCGGCGTCGGCGAAGCCCTGGTACGCCATCTGGTGGAACACTTCATGAGCCGCGAGCTCAACTACCTCGACCTGTCGGTGCTGCACGACAACGCCCAGGCCAAGGCGCTCTACGCCAAACTCGGTTTTCGCGAGCTGGCCACCTTCGCGGTGAAGCGCAAGAACAGCATCAACCAAACCCTGTTTATCGGCCCCGGTCCGGAAGAGAAGCTCAACCCCTACGCGCGCATCATCGTCGACGAAGCCCTGCGTCGCGGCATCGAAGTGCAGGTAGACGATGCCGAGGGTGGGCTTTTCAGCCTCAATCACGGAGGCCGGCGCATCCGTTGCCGTGAATCCCTGAGCGATCTCACCAGTGCCGTGAGCATGACCCTCTGCCAGGACAAGCACCTCACCCATCGCACGCTGGCCCGCGTGGGTATCCGGCAGCCGTCCCAGTGCCTGGCCACCAGCGATGAGGCGAACGCCGAATTCCTCGCCGAGCACGGCAGCATCGTCGTCAAACCGGTGAATGGCGAGCAGGGCCAGGGGGTGGCCGTCGACCTGCGCACCCTGGACGAAGTGAAGACCGCCATCGCCAGGGCCGAGCATTTCGACAGCCGCGTGCTGCTGGAAAGCTGTCACCAGGGCTTTGACCTGCGAGTGGTGGTGATCAACTACGAAGTGGTGGCTGCCGCTATCCGCCGTCCTGCCGAGGTAGTGGGCGATGGCCAGCAATCCCTGCGCTTGCTGATCGAGCACCAGAGCCGACGACGCCAGGCCGCCACCCAGGGCGAAAGCCGTATCCCGCTGGATGCCGAAACCGAGCGCACCCTGCAAGCCGCCGGCTACACCTATGACGATGTACTGCCCGCCGGCACCCGCCTGGCCGTGCGCCGCACCGCCAACCTGCACACCGGCGGCACCCTGGAAGACGTCACCGCGACCCTGCACCCGGCCCTGGCCGAGGCGTCGATCCTTGCCGCGCGCACGCTGGAAATCCCGGTGGTCGGCCTGGACCTGCTGGTGTCTTCCGCCGACCAGCCGGACTACGTGCTGATCGAAGCCAACGAACGGGTTGGCCTTGCCAACCACCAGCCGCAGCCCACGGCGGAGCGCTTCATCGACTTGCTGTTCCCGCTGACGCGAGTGCCCTTGGCCTGA
- a CDS encoding sulfite exporter TauE/SafE family protein, whose protein sequence is MDLLLIEALAIGSVLGLLLGLTGAGGSLVALPLLLSLHLPLRDAIGVSLGAVALSAAIGAIPRARQGFVSWRPVLLLAISGLPGNAVGQWLGHYIPETVLILGFCLLVLWSAWRMWRGASLPKRNAGPLRIAPLVMIGAGVGLLSGVMGVGGGFLVVPALLWYTPLSMLAATATSMAVIALVSGGGFLLYLTGAQPPMALLGGLAAGGAVGVLFGNQLATRLRGATLQRLFAVMLVAVSLSLAAQKLLS, encoded by the coding sequence ATGGACTTGCTCCTGATCGAAGCCCTGGCAATCGGTAGCGTGCTCGGCCTGCTGCTGGGCCTGACCGGCGCCGGAGGCTCGCTGGTAGCGCTGCCCCTGCTGCTCAGCCTGCACTTGCCACTGCGCGATGCCATTGGCGTGAGCCTGGGCGCGGTCGCCCTGTCCGCAGCCATCGGCGCCATTCCACGCGCGCGCCAGGGATTTGTGTCCTGGCGCCCAGTGCTGTTGCTCGCGATCAGCGGGCTGCCCGGCAATGCCGTCGGTCAGTGGCTGGGCCACTACATTCCGGAGACGGTGTTGATTCTCGGCTTTTGCCTGCTGGTGCTCTGGTCGGCATGGCGCATGTGGCGCGGCGCGTCTCTTCCCAAGCGCAATGCCGGCCCGTTGCGAATTGCTCCGCTGGTAATGATTGGTGCCGGCGTCGGCCTGCTGTCCGGGGTAATGGGTGTGGGTGGCGGTTTCCTCGTGGTGCCGGCGCTGCTCTGGTACACGCCGTTGTCGATGCTGGCCGCCACCGCTACTTCGATGGCGGTGATTGCGCTGGTTTCCGGTGGAGGCTTCCTCCTCTACCTCACCGGTGCCCAGCCCCCCATGGCCCTGCTCGGCGGTCTGGCGGCCGGCGGTGCGGTCGGCGTGCTCTTCGGTAACCAGTTGGCCACGCGCCTGCGCGGCGCCACCCTGCAACGGCTATTCGCGGTGATGCTGGTGGCAGTCAGCCTGTCCCTGGCCGCCCAGAAACTTCTCTCCTGA
- the pap gene encoding polyphosphate:AMP phosphotransferase has protein sequence MFESAEIGHSIDKDTYEKAVLELREALLEAQFELKEKARFPVLILINGIEGAGKGETVKLLNEWMDPRLINVESFLRPTDEELSRPPQWRFWRKLPPKGRIGIFFGNWYSQMLHARVEGDIKDARLDQAINDAEDFERMLCDEGALILKFWFHLSKKQLKERLKALEKDPQRSWQINPLDWKQSEVYDRFVRFGERVLRRTSRDYAPWYVIEGVDPNYRSLSVGRIILEGLQAALKQDSGRKPNTRAAPLMSSLDRRSLLDSLDLSLKLDKDDYKEQLATEQARLNGLLRDKRMRGHALMAVFEGNDAAGKGGAIRRVTGALDPRQYRTVPIAAPTEEERAQPYLWRFWRHVPGRGQFTIFDRSWYGRVLVERVEGFCSQADWMRAYSEINDFEEQLHNYGIVLVKFWLSIDKDTQMQRFKEREEVAFKRYKITEEDWRNRDKWDHYVDAVDDMVDRTSTEIAPWTLVEANDKRYARVKVLRTINDALEAAFKKD, from the coding sequence ATGTTCGAATCCGCCGAGATCGGCCATTCCATTGACAAGGATACCTATGAAAAAGCCGTGCTCGAGTTGCGCGAGGCCTTGCTGGAGGCGCAGTTCGAGCTGAAGGAGAAGGCGCGATTCCCGGTGCTCATCCTGATCAATGGCATCGAAGGCGCCGGCAAGGGCGAGACGGTCAAGCTGCTCAATGAGTGGATGGACCCGCGCCTGATCAACGTCGAGAGCTTCCTGCGGCCGACTGACGAAGAGCTTTCCCGCCCGCCGCAATGGCGCTTCTGGCGCAAGCTGCCGCCCAAGGGACGGATCGGCATCTTCTTTGGCAATTGGTACAGCCAGATGCTGCATGCCCGGGTCGAGGGCGATATCAAGGACGCCCGCCTGGACCAGGCTATCAATGACGCGGAAGACTTCGAGCGCATGCTTTGCGACGAGGGGGCGCTGATCCTCAAGTTCTGGTTTCACCTCTCGAAGAAACAACTCAAGGAGCGCCTCAAGGCTCTGGAAAAGGACCCCCAACGCAGCTGGCAGATCAATCCCCTGGACTGGAAACAGAGCGAGGTCTACGACCGCTTCGTACGCTTCGGCGAGCGTGTACTGCGCCGCACCAGCCGCGACTATGCCCCGTGGTACGTGATCGAAGGGGTCGACCCGAATTACCGCAGCCTCAGTGTCGGCCGCATCATTCTCGAAGGGCTGCAGGCTGCGCTCAAACAGGATTCCGGGCGCAAGCCGAACACCCGCGCGGCGCCGCTCATGTCCAGCCTGGACAGACGCAGCCTGTTAGACAGCCTCGACCTCTCGCTCAAGCTGGACAAGGACGACTACAAGGAGCAGTTGGCCACCGAACAGGCCCGCTTGAACGGTCTGCTGCGGGACAAGCGGATGCGCGGCCACGCGCTGATGGCGGTATTCGAGGGTAACGACGCGGCCGGTAAGGGCGGCGCTATCCGCCGCGTGACCGGCGCGCTGGATCCACGGCAGTACCGTACGGTACCGATTGCGGCACCCACCGAAGAAGAACGAGCTCAGCCCTACCTCTGGCGCTTCTGGCGGCACGTGCCGGGTCGCGGCCAGTTCACCATCTTCGACCGCTCCTGGTATGGCCGCGTACTGGTGGAACGGGTCGAGGGATTCTGCTCCCAGGCGGACTGGATGCGTGCCTACAGCGAGATCAACGACTTCGAGGAACAACTGCACAACTACGGCATCGTGCTGGTGAAGTTCTGGCTGTCCATCGACAAGGACACCCAGATGCAGCGCTTCAAGGAGCGTGAGGAGGTGGCCTTCAAGCGTTACAAGATCACCGAGGAGGATTGGCGCAATAGGGACAAATGGGACCACTACGTCGACGCCGTCGACGACATGGTCGACCGTACCAGTACCGAGATCGCGCCCTGGACCCTGGTGGAGGCGAACGACAAGCGCTACGCCCGGGTAAAGGTTCTGCGCACCATCAACGATGCGCTGGAGGCCGCCTTCAAGAAGGACTGA
- the mnmC gene encoding bifunctional tRNA (5-methylaminomethyl-2-thiouridine)(34)-methyltransferase MnmD/FAD-dependent 5-carboxymethylaminomethyl-2-thiouridine(34) oxidoreductase MnmC, whose protein sequence is MSDFHHAQLDWDEQGQPLSREFDDVYFSPTSGIDETHHVFLNGNDLARRFTELPAGGRFCIGETGFGTGLNFLCAWQLFEHHAPADARLHFVSVEKFPLSRDDLQRALALWPELAPLATELIDQYVAVHPGFQRFNLAQGRVVLTLLVGDAMDCLPELDARIDAWFLDGFAPAKNPEMWSPSLFAQLARLSAPGATLATFTSAGFVRRALKEAGFAIKRTPGFGKKWEMSQGRFEGPASIDASKPWFARPRFVPECREALVIGAGLAGCASAASLAARGWRVTLLERHDAPAREASGNPQGVLYLKLSAHGTALSRLILSGFGHTRRLLQRLEQGYDWQACGVLQLAFDDKEAQRQAKLAEAFPADLLHSLDQAAAEAVSGVSLPAGGLFYPEAGWVHPPALCQLLAGHPNIHLVTHAEALELRREGGLWHARDSERTLASAPVVVLASAAEVLRFPQAAGLQLKRIRGQISRLTATAESAGLGTVLCAEGYVAPPRDGEHTLGASFDFHSTDLQPTAAEHAGNLELLEEISPDLGRRLHAAELQPERLEGRAAFRCTTPDYLPIVGPLADAKAFAEAYAVLARDARQVPEAAAPWLDGLYVNSAHGSRGLITAPLSGELLAAWLDDEPLPVPRAVAEACHPNRFALRRLIRGGNA, encoded by the coding sequence ATGTCCGACTTCCACCACGCCCAACTCGACTGGGACGAACAGGGCCAACCGCTGTCGCGGGAATTCGACGACGTCTACTTCTCCCCGACCTCGGGTATCGACGAAACCCACCATGTTTTCCTCAATGGCAACGACCTCGCCCGGCGCTTCACTGAATTGCCGGCCGGTGGGCGTTTCTGCATTGGCGAAACGGGCTTCGGCACAGGACTGAACTTCCTTTGCGCCTGGCAGCTGTTCGAGCATCACGCCCCCGCAGACGCTCGGCTGCACTTCGTCAGCGTGGAAAAATTCCCTCTCTCCCGCGATGACCTCCAACGCGCCCTGGCCCTCTGGCCGGAACTGGCCCCCTTGGCCACTGAACTGATCGATCAGTACGTGGCCGTGCATCCCGGCTTCCAGCGGTTCAACCTGGCCCAAGGCCGTGTCGTGCTGACCCTGCTGGTGGGGGATGCGATGGACTGCCTGCCCGAACTGGACGCACGCATCGACGCCTGGTTCCTCGACGGTTTCGCCCCGGCGAAGAATCCGGAGATGTGGAGCCCCAGCCTCTTCGCCCAACTGGCGCGCCTGTCCGCCCCCGGCGCCACGCTCGCCACCTTCACGTCCGCCGGCTTCGTACGCCGCGCACTGAAGGAGGCTGGCTTCGCCATCAAGCGCACACCCGGTTTCGGCAAGAAATGGGAAATGAGCCAGGGCCGCTTCGAGGGGCCTGCCAGCATCGATGCCAGCAAACCCTGGTTCGCCCGCCCGCGTTTCGTACCAGAGTGCCGTGAGGCACTGGTGATAGGCGCAGGGCTCGCCGGCTGCGCCAGCGCCGCCAGTCTGGCGGCCCGTGGCTGGCGGGTAACCCTTCTGGAGCGCCACGACGCCCCGGCCCGCGAGGCCTCGGGAAACCCCCAGGGGGTGCTCTACCTCAAGCTATCCGCCCATGGCACGGCACTTTCACGGCTGATCCTCAGTGGCTTCGGCCATACCCGCCGACTGCTGCAGCGGCTGGAACAGGGCTACGACTGGCAGGCCTGCGGCGTACTGCAACTGGCCTTCGACGACAAGGAAGCACAGCGCCAGGCCAAGCTGGCCGAAGCCTTCCCCGCCGACCTGCTGCACAGTCTCGACCAAGCTGCGGCGGAAGCTGTGTCCGGAGTCAGCCTGCCCGCCGGGGGCCTGTTCTATCCCGAGGCCGGCTGGGTCCACCCGCCGGCTCTCTGCCAACTGCTGGCCGGGCATCCGAATATCCATCTGGTCACTCATGCCGAAGCCCTGGAACTGCGTCGGGAAGGCGGTCTCTGGCACGCCCGCGATAGCGAGCGCACCCTGGCCTCCGCGCCAGTGGTGGTGCTGGCCAGTGCCGCTGAAGTGCTGCGTTTTCCACAAGCTGCCGGGCTGCAGCTCAAGCGTATCCGCGGCCAGATCAGTCGCCTGACAGCCACCGCTGAAAGCGCGGGGCTTGGCACCGTGCTCTGTGCCGAGGGCTATGTGGCGCCGCCGCGTGATGGCGAACACACCCTGGGCGCCAGTTTCGACTTCCACAGCACGGACCTGCAGCCGACCGCTGCGGAACATGCGGGCAACCTGGAACTGCTGGAAGAGATTTCCCCCGACCTGGGACGCCGCCTGCACGCAGCCGAACTCCAACCGGAGCGCCTGGAAGGCCGCGCCGCCTTCCGCTGCACCACGCCGGACTACTTGCCCATCGTCGGTCCGCTGGCGGATGCCAAGGCCTTCGCTGAGGCCTATGCGGTGCTGGCCAGGGACGCGCGCCAGGTGCCGGAAGCAGCCGCGCCCTGGCTCGACGGCCTGTATGTGAACAGTGCCCACGGCTCACGCGGGCTGATTACCGCTCCACTTTCCGGTGAATTGCTGGCTGCCTGGCTCGATGACGAGCCGCTACCGGTTCCCCGAGCCGTGGCCGAGGCCTGTCATCCCAACCGTTTCGCTTTGCGCCGCCTGATCCGCGGCGGGAACGCCTGA
- a CDS encoding N-acetylglutaminylglutamine amidotransferase, with product MCGISGELRFDKQPADLAALDKITHHLAPRGPDAWGVHSQGPIALGHRRLKIMDLAEASGQPMLDPELGLAMVFNGAIYNYPDLRKELLSLGYRFHSDGDTEVLLKAWHAWGKDMLPKLNGMFALAIWERDEQSLFLARDRLGIKPLYLARNHQRLRFASSLPALLKGGDLDNGLDPQALNFYLNFHAVVPAPLTLVKGVEKLPPASWIQIDADGNCSQGIWWQLEYGPHESEQGLGMDDWRDRLLASLRDAVSIRQRAAREVGVLLSGGVDSSLLVGLLAETGVEQLATFSIGFQDAGGERGDEFEYSDLIARHYGTRHQQLRIDEREVLDQLPAAFTAMSEPMVSHDCIAFYLLSREVSKHCKVVQSGQGADELFGGYHWYPPLADTTDPFNSYRAAFFDRAHTEYQATVQPAWLTDDLAGDFVRQHFEQPGALDPVDKALRLDSTVMLVDDPVKRVDNMTMAWGLEARVPFLDYRVAELSARIPSRFKLGDGGKAVLKAAARKVIPHEVIDRPKGYFPVPGLKHLEGRTRDWVRELLLDPSQDRGLFQPAMLERLLASPTEDITPLRGSKLWQMAALNLWLNQQGL from the coding sequence ATGTGCGGCATTTCTGGAGAACTTCGTTTCGACAAACAACCGGCCGATCTGGCCGCCCTCGACAAGATCACTCACCATCTCGCACCCCGTGGCCCAGACGCCTGGGGCGTGCACAGCCAGGGACCGATCGCCCTGGGCCATCGACGGCTGAAGATCATGGACCTGGCCGAGGCCTCCGGGCAGCCCATGCTGGACCCCGAACTGGGCCTGGCCATGGTGTTCAATGGCGCCATCTACAACTACCCCGACCTGCGCAAGGAGTTGCTGAGCCTGGGTTACCGTTTCCATTCTGACGGTGACACCGAGGTACTGCTCAAGGCATGGCACGCCTGGGGCAAGGACATGCTGCCCAAGCTCAATGGCATGTTCGCCCTGGCCATCTGGGAACGCGACGAACAGAGCCTGTTCCTCGCTCGCGACCGCCTCGGCATCAAGCCGCTGTACCTGGCGCGCAACCACCAGCGCCTGCGCTTCGCCTCCAGCCTGCCGGCGCTGCTCAAGGGCGGCGACCTGGATAACGGGTTGGACCCGCAAGCGCTGAACTTCTACCTCAACTTCCATGCCGTGGTGCCCGCGCCCCTCACCCTGGTCAAGGGTGTGGAGAAACTGCCACCGGCCAGCTGGATTCAGATCGACGCCGACGGCAACTGCAGCCAGGGCATCTGGTGGCAGCTGGAATACGGTCCGCACGAGAGCGAACAGGGCCTTGGCATGGATGACTGGCGCGACCGTCTGCTGGCCAGCCTGCGCGATGCCGTATCGATTCGCCAACGCGCCGCCCGCGAGGTCGGCGTGCTGCTCTCCGGCGGAGTGGACTCCAGTCTGCTGGTGGGCTTGCTGGCAGAAACCGGCGTGGAGCAGCTCGCTACGTTCTCCATCGGTTTCCAGGATGCCGGTGGCGAGCGCGGCGACGAGTTCGAGTACTCCGACCTGATCGCCCGCCACTACGGCACTCGCCACCAGCAACTACGAATCGACGAGCGCGAGGTGCTGGATCAGCTCCCGGCAGCCTTCACGGCCATGAGCGAGCCCATGGTCAGCCACGACTGCATCGCCTTCTATTTGCTCTCACGCGAAGTGTCGAAGCACTGCAAGGTAGTGCAGAGCGGCCAGGGTGCCGATGAACTGTTCGGCGGCTACCACTGGTACCCGCCCCTGGCCGATACCACGGATCCGTTCAACAGCTATCGGGCGGCCTTCTTCGACCGCGCCCACACCGAATACCAGGCCACGGTACAGCCAGCCTGGCTCACCGATGACCTGGCCGGCGACTTCGTACGCCAGCACTTCGAGCAACCCGGCGCCCTCGACCCCGTCGACAAGGCATTGCGCCTGGACAGCACCGTGATGCTGGTGGACGACCCGGTGAAGCGAGTGGACAACATGACGATGGCCTGGGGGCTGGAAGCGCGCGTGCCCTTCCTCGACTACCGAGTGGCCGAACTCTCGGCGCGAATTCCCTCCCGTTTCAAGCTCGGCGATGGCGGCAAGGCGGTGCTCAAGGCTGCCGCGCGCAAGGTCATTCCCCATGAAGTGATCGACCGGCCCAAGGGCTATTTCCCGGTGCCCGGCCTCAAGCACCTGGAAGGTCGGACCCGCGACTGGGTGCGCGAGCTGCTGCTGGACCCGAGCCAGGACCGCGGTCTGTTCCAGCCAGCGATGCTCGAGCGTCTGCTTGCCAGCCCCACGGAAGACATCACCCCGCTGCGAGGCTCGAAGCTCTGGCAGATGGCTGCTCTCAATCTCTGGCTCAACCAACAGGGACTCTGA